In Longimicrobium sp., a genomic segment contains:
- a CDS encoding NUDIX hydrolase, whose protein sequence is MAERSETGRPQAWPVIGEEQEGDFEMFSARAIRARSPDDGSEHTFHIADAPDGVTVIALTPDDELVMVRQWRHPVQRVTLETPSGIIDEGETPEEAAARELREETGYAGDAPECIGCVVLNPSWQTTRVHATVVRNARRAGERDLDEGEDTRVCLLKLGEVRRRVLEGEIDTSSVVAALALWDWRTGTIGAGSEG, encoded by the coding sequence GTGGCGGAACGCAGCGAAACGGGACGGCCGCAGGCGTGGCCGGTGATCGGCGAGGAGCAGGAGGGCGACTTCGAGATGTTCAGTGCCCGGGCCATCCGCGCCCGGTCGCCCGACGACGGCTCGGAGCACACCTTTCACATCGCCGACGCGCCCGACGGGGTGACGGTCATCGCCCTTACGCCGGACGACGAGCTGGTGATGGTGCGGCAGTGGCGGCACCCCGTGCAGCGCGTGACGCTGGAAACGCCCAGCGGCATCATCGACGAGGGCGAGACGCCCGAGGAGGCCGCCGCCCGCGAGCTGCGCGAGGAAACGGGGTACGCGGGCGACGCCCCCGAGTGCATTGGCTGCGTGGTGCTCAACCCGTCGTGGCAAACCACCCGCGTGCACGCGACGGTGGTGCGTAACGCGCGCCGCGCCGGCGAGCGCGACCTGGACGAGGGCGAGGACACGCGCGTGTGCCTGCTGAAGCTGGGCGAGGTGAGGCGGCGCGTGCTGGAGGGCGAGATCGACACGTCGAGCGTGGTCGCCGCGCTGGCCCTGTGGGACTGGCGCACGGGCACCATCGGGGCGGGGAGCGAGGGATGA
- a CDS encoding antibiotic biosynthesis monooxygenase yields the protein MFISHLTVPEADRGELERHFRHRSGLVDGFPGFLYLQLLRPQAGEATHTFLTAWESREAFREYMRSREHAESHAREPGEIMGRTQVRHEAFEVLMDSRTQPEWLA from the coding sequence GTGTTCATCTCTCACCTCACCGTCCCCGAAGCCGACCGCGGAGAGCTGGAGCGCCACTTCCGGCACCGCTCCGGGCTGGTGGACGGCTTTCCCGGGTTTCTGTACCTGCAGCTGCTGCGGCCCCAGGCCGGCGAAGCCACGCACACCTTTCTCACCGCGTGGGAAAGCCGTGAAGCCTTTCGCGAATACATGCGCAGCCGCGAGCACGCCGAGTCGCACGCCCGGGAGCCGGGAGAGATCATGGGCCGCACCCAGGTGCGGCACGAAGCCTTCGAGGTGCTGATGGACTCGCGCACGCAGCCGGAGTGGCTGGCATGA